A window of the Bdellovibrio sp. ZAP7 genome harbors these coding sequences:
- a CDS encoding PhoH family protein, whose amino-acid sequence MSKAKRRKVVVDTNVILFDAQAIMRFGEADVHIPISVIEEVDRFKRDQGENGRNARQFSRFIDVLRGKGSLASGVQIDNSETMVYINTDYMLAGMPAEMDAQKADNRILNTALALQKQHPRYKVELITKDINLRIKADVYGVIATDYDANDINRDDLYEGYQEIAITPAQIDAFYKEKRFETDVKLLANQYVIMKDSSNPNHSAIGRYSLAEKAVVPLMQAADSIWGIHARNVEQAFALDCLLNDEIMFVSLVGKAGTGKTLMAIAAGLHKTLDQGQFQRLLVSRPIFPMGRDIGYLPGDIEQKLNPWMQPIFDNVEFLMGADKKAAGRAQELINQGMLNIEPLTYIRGRSIPKQYLIVDEAQNLTPHEIKTIVTRAGQGTKVVLTGDVYQIDNPYVDSANSGLTYAVERFKGHAIAAHVTLTKGERSPLAELAANIL is encoded by the coding sequence TTGAGCAAAGCTAAACGCAGAAAAGTTGTTGTCGATACCAATGTGATCCTGTTCGACGCCCAGGCCATCATGCGCTTTGGAGAAGCAGACGTTCATATTCCTATCTCCGTTATCGAAGAAGTAGACAGATTTAAAAGAGACCAAGGTGAGAACGGTCGAAATGCCCGTCAATTCAGCCGCTTTATCGACGTCCTTCGTGGAAAAGGCTCTTTGGCCAGTGGTGTTCAGATCGATAACTCTGAAACCATGGTTTACATCAACACGGACTACATGCTTGCAGGTATGCCGGCAGAGATGGATGCGCAAAAAGCTGACAACCGTATCTTGAATACGGCGCTGGCACTTCAAAAACAACATCCTCGCTATAAAGTTGAATTGATCACAAAGGACATCAATCTTCGTATTAAAGCTGACGTGTATGGTGTGATCGCAACGGACTACGATGCGAACGATATCAACCGTGATGACTTGTACGAAGGTTATCAGGAGATTGCTATCACTCCAGCGCAGATTGATGCTTTCTATAAAGAAAAACGTTTTGAAACAGACGTAAAACTTTTGGCGAACCAATACGTGATCATGAAGGATTCATCGAATCCAAATCACTCCGCAATCGGTCGTTACAGCCTGGCTGAAAAAGCTGTTGTTCCGTTGATGCAGGCAGCAGATTCCATCTGGGGCATCCATGCTCGTAACGTAGAGCAGGCATTTGCATTGGACTGTTTGCTGAACGATGAAATCATGTTTGTTTCTTTGGTGGGTAAAGCCGGGACGGGTAAAACTTTGATGGCGATCGCCGCAGGTCTTCATAAAACTCTGGATCAAGGCCAATTCCAAAGACTTCTGGTTTCTCGTCCGATCTTCCCAATGGGTCGCGATATCGGTTACCTTCCTGGTGACATCGAGCAGAAACTAAATCCTTGGATGCAGCCAATTTTCGATAACGTAGAGTTTCTGATGGGTGCGGACAAAAAAGCAGCGGGTCGTGCTCAGGAATTAATCAATCAGGGGATGCTAAACATTGAACCGCTGACTTATATTCGCGGTCGCAGCATTCCGAAACAATACCTGATCGTCGATGAAGCTCAAAACTTGACTCCGCACGAGATCAAGACAATTGTTACGCGTGCCGGTCAGGGGACAAAAGTAGTCCTGACAGGGGACGTTTATCAGATTGATAACCCTTACGTGGATTCAGCGAACAGCGGTCTAACGTACGCGGTTGAAAGATTTAAAGGCCATGCAATTGCGGCACACGTAACACTGACTAAGGGTGAACGTT
- a CDS encoding PilZ domain-containing protein yields MGKVLDITERLRTQNSLEIGHKGSKGEVLDMTEARQEMLSRERRDVKRTILTEFVGAFVVLPEQGLMKVALYDISENGLAFDMDLQEGSFQLDEEVAMRVYLNHSTYFPFTINVSNVRVIEDEGSVRHGANFVKGTLNDVALHHFVKFIENVSASLKTDSGDVQVSNIS; encoded by the coding sequence ATGGGGAAAGTTTTAGACATTACAGAACGCCTAAGAACTCAGAATTCTTTGGAAATTGGCCACAAGGGCAGCAAGGGTGAGGTCCTAGATATGACCGAAGCTCGCCAAGAAATGCTAAGTCGTGAGCGTCGTGATGTGAAGCGCACCATTTTGACAGAGTTCGTCGGGGCGTTCGTAGTTCTTCCTGAACAAGGCCTGATGAAAGTGGCTTTGTACGATATTTCTGAAAATGGTTTGGCCTTCGATATGGATCTTCAAGAAGGTTCATTTCAATTGGATGAAGAAGTGGCGATGCGTGTTTATCTTAATCACTCAACTTACTTCCCATTCACAATCAATGTTTCGAATGTGCGTGTGATCGAAGATGAAGGTTCCGTTCGTCATGGTGCTAACTTTGTAAAAGGCACTTTGAACGATGTTGCACTTCATCATTTTGTGAAGTTCATCGAAAACGTCAGCGCGTCTTTGAAAACAGACTCAGGCGACGTTCAAGTTTCAAATATTTCTTAG
- a CDS encoding energy transducer TonB: MKRIHAFIFVTMAISLLLHLGLITGVIVWAPLFSPPKPEAIEITLDTPPPAAPSKQSKNNQQIVRKSLVPDQMKAPDDETLARFLSEQRQRVKKEMQASDNGMTENRTNTSTLPKKSVTPPKQAQKAQEKTQVDKNDTDKDGYRTVDITKELAEMNALNQGQSTVGESLPTDVKIGSFTALNTDRYLFYSFYARIEELVRYRWETRVMTTINGMDPALAMNLSRRNWNTQVEFLLDKRGFLQKAMVMKESGVKGFDAAAVNAFKEARVFPNPPQEMIEEDGYIHLRYTFTVNYAPPTLVNSR, translated from the coding sequence ATGAAGAGGATCCACGCCTTTATATTCGTAACCATGGCGATCAGCTTACTGCTGCATCTGGGACTGATCACGGGAGTGATTGTCTGGGCTCCTCTATTCTCGCCTCCAAAACCAGAGGCGATCGAGATTACTTTGGATACGCCTCCACCAGCGGCTCCTTCGAAACAATCAAAAAACAATCAGCAGATTGTGCGTAAATCTTTGGTGCCCGATCAAATGAAGGCTCCAGATGATGAGACTTTGGCGAGATTTCTTTCCGAACAACGCCAACGCGTAAAAAAAGAAATGCAGGCCTCTGATAACGGCATGACAGAGAACCGCACGAATACATCAACGCTTCCAAAAAAATCAGTCACGCCACCCAAGCAGGCACAAAAAGCTCAAGAGAAAACTCAGGTCGATAAAAACGACACCGACAAAGATGGCTATCGCACGGTGGATATCACCAAAGAACTGGCCGAGATGAATGCCCTAAATCAGGGACAATCCACTGTGGGCGAATCACTGCCGACGGATGTGAAAATTGGTTCTTTCACGGCTTTGAATACCGATCGCTATTTGTTTTATTCTTTTTATGCACGTATCGAAGAGCTGGTTCGCTATCGCTGGGAAACCCGCGTGATGACGACGATCAATGGCATGGATCCCGCTTTGGCAATGAATTTAAGCCGTCGCAACTGGAACACACAGGTGGAGTTCTTGTTAGACAAACGAGGCTTTTTGCAAAAAGCAATGGTCATGAAAGAATCGGGAGTGAAAGGATTCGATGCTGCTGCAGTGAATGCCTTTAAGGAAGCCCGCGTCTTCCCAAATCCTCCTCAAGAAATGATCGAAGAGGATGGTTACATTCACTTGCGCTATACATTCACAGTCAACTATGCGCCACCAACATTGGTGAACAGCCGCTAG
- the msrB gene encoding peptide-methionine (R)-S-oxide reductase MsrB: MNEKVLKCGLPEDEAELKKLLTPEQYRIMVENGTESPFGNEFWNHTEPGVYVDAVSGVPLFSSEDKFDSECGWPSFTKPISPDVIVEKPDFSHGMIRTEVRAKDSNGHLGHVFDDGPPPLGIRYCINSAALRFVPRKHHG; this comes from the coding sequence ATGAATGAAAAAGTATTAAAGTGCGGATTGCCCGAAGATGAAGCTGAATTGAAAAAACTCCTGACCCCTGAACAATATCGGATCATGGTCGAGAATGGCACCGAATCACCATTTGGAAATGAATTTTGGAATCACACGGAGCCGGGAGTATACGTGGATGCGGTTTCTGGCGTGCCTCTTTTTTCCAGCGAAGATAAATTTGATTCCGAATGTGGCTGGCCCAGTTTTACCAAGCCTATTTCACCGGATGTGATAGTGGAAAAACCCGATTTTTCTCATGGTATGATTCGCACCGAGGTGCGTGCGAAAGATTCCAACGGGCATCTGGGACATGTCTTTGATGACGGTCCGCCACCATTGGGAATTCGATACTGCATTAATTCTGCAGCTTTAAGATTTGTTCCAAGAAAACACCACGGCTAG
- a CDS encoding outer membrane beta-barrel protein has translation MNRFLFASLCALMSVTAFSFSAHAIAIELGAQYGHKTQTYDTNNYNEMESMTGSMSFYLWERIALELSYTDAQSVVVSKAYASDPKRTTIQRSQILGSDLILILADKKALFQPYIKGGLAQINRKQTIKIENQDTYENEPDSAVAPSYGVGLKISFTETFGIKLSYDAWETPIGGGSKTNDSAIRAGVTWML, from the coding sequence ATGAATAGATTTTTATTCGCCTCGCTATGTGCTTTGATGTCTGTGACTGCTTTCTCTTTCTCTGCGCACGCTATCGCTATTGAGTTGGGCGCACAGTACGGTCACAAGACCCAAACTTATGACACGAACAACTACAACGAAATGGAATCCATGACGGGCTCCATGTCGTTTTACTTATGGGAACGTATTGCTCTTGAACTGAGTTACACCGATGCACAATCTGTCGTTGTGTCGAAAGCATATGCCTCTGATCCAAAACGTACGACAATTCAAAGATCACAAATTTTGGGTTCTGATTTGATCCTGATTTTGGCAGACAAAAAAGCTTTGTTCCAACCCTACATCAAGGGGGGCTTGGCACAGATCAATCGTAAGCAAACTATCAAAATTGAAAATCAAGACACTTACGAAAACGAACCCGACAGTGCGGTCGCTCCATCATACGGCGTCGGATTAAAAATTTCGTTCACAGAAACTTTCGGTATCAAACTTAGCTACGACGCTTGGGAAACTCCCATCGGCGGCGGCTCTAAAACCAACGACTCTGCAATCCGCGCCGGCGTCACATGGATGCTATAA
- a CDS encoding aminopeptidase — MDAIKYLLVLLPLLAGCQINYLASSGYNQMKLLNARVPIDEALKDPKITDQEKRKLELAQKARAFAENDLHLKPTKNYTSYVKLDRPYVTYVVSAAYKWELKHYQWSYPFLGKMPYKGYFNEADAKTQEQELQTEDLDTYMRGVSAYSTLGWFNDPLLSSMLRYKDYDLVNTIIHETVHATLYIKGNADFNESLAMFLGNKGAEQYYLKTEGDNSPTLAQIKKDNEDDKIFSKFISEELKDLASWYKDLPPAEHIEEKRMARIQAIQEKFKKEILPTMHTKNYEKFTSAKLNNARLLVYKTYMQDLADFETLYQQSGKNMQIFIEKCKALEGEKDPAKKLKDLIGTKSESELNANIPSAEIQQDQKKKETQIPTH; from the coding sequence ATGGATGCTATAAAATATCTGCTTGTGTTGTTACCACTGCTCGCAGGTTGCCAGATTAATTACCTGGCCAGCTCGGGCTACAATCAGATGAAGCTCCTTAACGCCCGCGTCCCGATTGACGAAGCGTTGAAGGATCCAAAAATCACCGATCAAGAAAAACGCAAACTGGAACTCGCCCAAAAAGCCCGTGCCTTCGCAGAAAATGATCTGCATCTAAAGCCTACGAAAAATTACACCAGTTACGTAAAGCTTGATCGCCCCTACGTCACCTACGTGGTCAGTGCCGCCTATAAATGGGAATTAAAACATTATCAGTGGTCCTATCCCTTCTTAGGTAAAATGCCGTACAAAGGTTACTTCAACGAAGCAGACGCAAAAACCCAAGAACAAGAACTGCAAACCGAAGATCTCGACACTTACATGCGCGGCGTTTCCGCCTACAGCACACTTGGCTGGTTTAACGATCCCCTGCTAAGTTCCATGTTAAGATATAAAGATTATGATCTGGTAAACACCATCATCCACGAAACCGTGCACGCTACTTTGTACATCAAAGGCAACGCCGACTTTAACGAAAGCTTAGCCATGTTCCTGGGCAATAAAGGCGCCGAACAATACTATCTGAAAACCGAAGGCGACAACTCCCCGACGCTCGCGCAAATCAAAAAAGACAACGAAGACGACAAGATCTTTTCCAAGTTCATCAGCGAAGAACTAAAAGACCTGGCAAGTTGGTATAAAGATCTGCCACCAGCAGAACACATCGAAGAAAAAAGAATGGCCCGCATCCAAGCCATCCAGGAAAAATTCAAAAAAGAAATTCTGCCAACCATGCACACCAAGAACTACGAAAAGTTCACCTCAGCCAAACTAAATAACGCCCGTCTATTAGTGTACAAAACCTACATGCAAGACCTAGCCGACTTCGAAACCCTGTACCAACAAAGCGGCAAGAACATGCAAATCTTCATAGAAAAATGCAAAGCCCTCGAAGGCGAAAAAGACCCCGCAAAAAAACTAAAAGACCTGATTGGCACAAAATCTGAATCCGAGCTTAACGCCAATATTCCATCAGCAGAAATCCAACAGGACCAAAAGAAAAAAGAAACCCAAATCCCCACGCACTAG
- a CDS encoding RNA polymerase sigma factor, with amino-acid sequence MQKDLIGLSDLELVEKVKSGDRRSFSELVKRHQRSVLRLSLRFMKDTDAAEDVTQEAFIKAYEKLNSFEGRASFKSWLFQIAVNTARNKLREFKRDTVDFEDANLAVDAEAENTLVHTAVADILQKEVEKLPMKQKTALVLRVYEDLSFNEIADIMECPYDTAKANYRHALLKLRQTFEEQNDLKSWSEEVGGFFQTYAEAEG; translated from the coding sequence ATGCAGAAAGATCTAATAGGGTTATCGGATCTTGAACTGGTTGAAAAAGTGAAGTCTGGCGACAGAAGATCTTTTTCCGAACTCGTGAAACGACATCAGAGAAGTGTACTGCGACTGAGTTTGAGATTCATGAAGGACACGGATGCCGCTGAGGATGTTACTCAGGAAGCTTTCATCAAAGCTTACGAGAAACTAAATTCCTTTGAAGGTCGTGCTTCTTTCAAGAGCTGGTTATTTCAGATCGCGGTAAATACTGCACGCAACAAATTGCGCGAATTCAAAAGAGACACAGTTGATTTTGAAGACGCTAATTTGGCAGTAGATGCGGAGGCTGAAAACACTCTCGTTCACACGGCGGTTGCTGACATCCTTCAGAAAGAAGTAGAAAAGCTGCCGATGAAACAGAAAACAGCTTTGGTTCTGCGCGTGTATGAGGATCTTAGCTTTAACGAAATTGCTGATATTATGGAATGTCCATATGACACAGCTAAGGCGAACTACCGCCATGCCTTACTAAAACTACGTCAGACTTTTGAGGAACAAAATGACCTTAAAAGCTGGAGTGAAGAAGTTGGTGGCTTCTTCCAAACATACGCAGAAGCGGAAGGATAA
- a CDS encoding RCC1 domain-containing protein, whose amino-acid sequence MGDSENRKTSRREFIAQLLASGATVQAGLWSSVIGALTVVAPEEADAQIFTHSFWKKKSSSPYYAWGQNTSGNLGLGNLTNMSSPTNISISTSPVKIGFGSQHAVALMSDGKLFSTGRNSSGQLGLNISTATSKSSLTQITTGPASWSQIAAGDSHTLGLDTSGYLWAFGENSSGQLGIGSTTDKSSPVQVSASTVWTKIAAGVFHSAGITSTGAMFGWGANDYGQVGNNNASGTSIKSPVQILAGTSFSQVAASYQYSLAISSVGALYGWGVGDYNLGWDGTYYNYGYYGGEFGESPTQIRNITGSFTQVSAGPTHALALRTDARLYVWGNAAFGQYGTLTKVLASPNQITGTFTMMPTVMNGLHWLLLTATNVKATGSNTYGEFGNGITNQWFYSPANVAIGTTWSQFALGRNFSLAIDTSAKLWAFGDGSNGCLGTGGYTSYNSPVQVSAVGTSSWSQVSAGLWHSIGIQSDGSLWAWGYSTSGGAGTNNTTLITPTKIGTTSWAQVTAGGWHNILIDSAGAMYGMGFNANGQLGINTTTNNSAPVQVTVAGPWKQAAAGWSHSIAIKTDGSLWTAGANDAGALGDGTSVDKKVFTKIGSDSWTQVTAAQNACAGIKIDGTLWAWGDNTFGAVSHLQPPTGISSPVQIAGSWSQVVGGYDMFLAKKSDGTYWAWGGNRNGNLGIGVNTFSPVQVPGSWSQIYAGNGFSAAVKTDSTLWVWGTNAQGELGLGDTTLRSSPVQIPGSWTLLPGDSRGSTGSFVIAKKLS is encoded by the coding sequence ATGGGTGATTCTGAAAATCGAAAAACATCTCGCAGGGAGTTCATTGCTCAGCTATTAGCAAGCGGAGCCACCGTGCAAGCAGGTCTGTGGAGTTCTGTTATTGGGGCATTAACCGTGGTGGCTCCTGAGGAAGCCGATGCGCAGATTTTCACTCACAGTTTCTGGAAAAAGAAATCCTCATCGCCGTATTATGCCTGGGGGCAAAATACCAGCGGAAATTTGGGATTGGGCAATCTTACGAATATGTCCAGTCCTACCAATATCAGCATTAGCACTTCGCCAGTGAAAATTGGTTTCGGTAGTCAACATGCCGTCGCGTTGATGTCCGATGGTAAACTTTTTTCCACGGGAAGAAATTCCAGTGGTCAGTTGGGCTTAAATATTAGCACAGCCACATCAAAGTCTTCCTTGACGCAAATTACGACGGGTCCCGCATCCTGGTCACAAATCGCTGCTGGTGATTCGCATACACTGGGCTTGGATACGAGTGGATATTTGTGGGCGTTTGGAGAAAACAGTAGTGGCCAATTAGGGATTGGTTCTACAACCGATAAAAGTTCTCCAGTACAAGTTTCTGCATCGACGGTTTGGACAAAGATCGCCGCGGGAGTGTTCCACTCTGCCGGGATTACATCGACTGGGGCGATGTTTGGTTGGGGCGCGAATGACTATGGACAAGTCGGAAACAACAATGCCAGTGGAACTTCTATCAAATCTCCTGTGCAAATATTGGCTGGGACCAGTTTCAGTCAGGTGGCCGCGAGCTACCAGTACTCTCTAGCAATCTCCTCTGTCGGGGCTCTTTATGGATGGGGTGTGGGAGATTACAATCTGGGATGGGACGGCACCTATTATAACTATGGTTATTATGGGGGTGAGTTCGGAGAAAGTCCTACGCAGATCAGAAATATCACGGGTTCCTTTACTCAAGTCAGTGCCGGTCCGACGCATGCGTTGGCTCTACGAACAGACGCGCGTTTGTATGTTTGGGGTAATGCAGCCTTCGGTCAGTATGGCACTTTAACAAAAGTTTTAGCTTCTCCAAATCAGATCACTGGAACTTTCACCATGATGCCGACGGTAATGAACGGCCTTCATTGGTTGCTGCTGACTGCTACGAATGTCAAAGCAACGGGATCAAACACTTATGGTGAATTTGGAAACGGTATTACAAATCAATGGTTCTACAGCCCTGCGAACGTAGCGATCGGAACAACGTGGTCTCAGTTTGCATTGGGCCGTAACTTTTCTTTGGCAATTGATACCTCCGCAAAACTTTGGGCGTTCGGAGATGGTAGCAACGGCTGCCTAGGTACCGGCGGCTATACAAGCTACAACAGTCCGGTACAGGTATCTGCAGTGGGTACGAGTTCATGGTCTCAAGTTTCTGCGGGTCTGTGGCACAGTATCGGCATTCAATCCGACGGTTCCTTGTGGGCCTGGGGATATAGCACCTCTGGTGGAGCTGGGACAAACAATACTACCCTAATAACTCCGACTAAGATCGGCACCACATCGTGGGCACAAGTTACGGCAGGTGGATGGCATAATATTTTGATTGATTCGGCAGGTGCCATGTATGGCATGGGATTCAATGCCAATGGGCAGTTGGGAATTAACACCACCACGAATAACAGTGCACCTGTACAAGTTACTGTTGCTGGTCCTTGGAAACAAGCGGCCGCTGGTTGGAGCCACTCGATAGCGATCAAAACTGACGGGTCATTGTGGACGGCTGGAGCAAATGATGCGGGTGCATTGGGTGATGGTACCTCAGTGGATAAAAAGGTTTTTACCAAAATTGGATCGGACTCCTGGACTCAAGTCACCGCGGCCCAAAACGCGTGCGCAGGTATTAAAATCGATGGCACATTGTGGGCGTGGGGGGATAATACCTTCGGCGCTGTTAGCCACTTGCAACCTCCAACCGGAATTTCAAGTCCTGTGCAAATTGCAGGTTCGTGGTCACAGGTTGTCGGTGGTTACGATATGTTCCTGGCTAAAAAATCTGATGGTACTTATTGGGCATGGGGCGGAAACCGCAACGGAAATTTAGGGATCGGCGTAAACACGTTTTCTCCTGTTCAAGTTCCAGGCTCGTGGTCACAGATATATGCAGGTAATGGATTCTCTGCCGCAGTAAAAACTGATTCGACTTTGTGGGTATGGGGAACGAACGCTCAGGGCGAGTTGGGTCTTGGGGATACGACGTTACGCTCAAGTCCCGTACAAATTCCTGGCAGCTGGACTCTTTTGCCGGGCGACTCTCGCGGCAGCACAGGGTCTTTTGTGATCGCTAAGAAACTCTCTTAG
- a CDS encoding DUF4423 domain-containing protein → MTLNRFLSAKLEEMQKKNPRFSMRALAQKAGISPGRLNEIFHERRPLSDHYSNRISYGLSLTQEEQVTLSSFVTVRAKRMNFQKVLENQELRLITSWEPYAILNLMKTDDFESSTEWIAKRLALSVEKTEECLNLLEAQGVIKMKNGRWLRIPSQLTTTSEIPSSAIVEGHIANLRKSEEALRTVPMEKRHFGTITMPINVAKIEEAKQMLTQFRRKMCLLLEDGPKTEVYNLSMYLYPLTDVNDRDFESPSVIASQIDSSTT, encoded by the coding sequence ATGACTTTGAACCGTTTTTTGAGCGCTAAACTGGAAGAGATGCAGAAAAAAAATCCGCGTTTCTCGATGCGTGCGCTGGCGCAAAAAGCGGGAATCTCTCCCGGCCGTTTGAATGAAATCTTTCATGAACGCCGTCCACTCAGTGATCACTACTCCAACAGAATTTCCTACGGTCTTAGTTTAACTCAGGAAGAGCAAGTCACTCTTTCAAGTTTCGTCACGGTTCGTGCAAAACGTATGAACTTCCAAAAAGTTTTGGAAAATCAGGAATTGCGTTTGATCACCAGCTGGGAGCCTTACGCGATTTTGAATTTGATGAAGACTGACGATTTTGAAAGTTCCACAGAGTGGATTGCAAAACGTCTGGCGCTGTCGGTGGAAAAAACGGAAGAGTGTCTGAATCTGTTGGAAGCGCAAGGCGTGATCAAAATGAAGAACGGCCGCTGGCTGCGTATTCCTTCACAGTTAACGACGACTTCGGAAATTCCAAGTTCTGCCATCGTGGAAGGTCACATAGCCAATTTACGAAAGTCTGAAGAAGCTTTGCGTACGGTGCCGATGGAGAAACGTCATTTCGGAACCATCACCATGCCGATCAATGTCGCTAAGATCGAGGAAGCAAAACAAATGTTGACGCAATTTCGTCGCAAGATGTGTTTGCTTTTAGAAGACGGCCCTAAAACGGAAGTTTATAATTTATCAATGTATCTTTATCCGCTGACTGATGTGAACGATCGCGACTTTGAGTCGCCTTCGGTCATTGCATCTCAAATTGATTCGTCCACAACTTAA